tttttgaattttcacaaaacacaaacCACATACTCTCTCTCTGGCTGTTTTCCTGTGTTTTCCACATATACCATGTCAAAAGATATCTTTGTTCATGTGCATGCATGCATCTGTTGATgtgatacaaattattttgtgtCATGTTTCttcattttacttttcttaAATGGCAGTGACGAATATCatcaaaactttcttttttatctttctaaTAAGACAATAGCTCTGCTGTCAACAATTTGGGGTATATTTGGATTAAAACACAGTATTCATTTAAGCTTTTCACTCTTGTGAGAAATGATGTTCCTCAATGAAGCTCATGCTCATAGTAAACTTCTGTGCTTATTACTATACCTAAAAGCAAAACTCATGCTGAGATAGTTAATGGTTATTGGAAATATCTGATGCTCTTTCTAAGTATCAATCTTGCATGCTTTGTTgttacaagaaaaagaaaatgaacagGACATGACATTTTAAACACTATgtttcattaatattatttgaattattctttatatattttcttccaGAAATTGTCCATCTGGTTGTTGAGATATAATGGAGCTGTTCCACTAAAGATTGATGATGCAACACGGTCAAAGATTGTAAAATGCTCAGAGTCAATGTGGAAGCTAGCATACTATGCTACTGTTGAAGCATGTGTTCTCAAAATAACACACAGTGAACCATGGTTCAGGGATACTAAAGAATACTTTAGAGGCTGGCCAAATCAAGAGTTGCCGTGAGTAATTCACATGCTTGGCTTCATTTTCTTACTAGGTTTCTTGTAAGTTTCTTCATAATTtgtttaaatgtgtaaaatgaaagaaaaacatTGGCTACTAGCATGCTGGTATATACCCTTCTCTACAAAACTATACTATGGCATTGCACAAGAGGCTTCTCCTTCGCCTTTTATTGTTTAATCACAAGAAAATAGAGCCAAGCAGGTCCTCTAGAGagacataaataattaaaaaaacctaaattttgTTGCTACTTTTTTAGAATGGCTAGAGGCATATATGTCATAGCGTTGGATGGATGATGACCAAGCTGTGGATATGATATAAGAAACCACTTTTTTTCTGTATTTTTGCTCTGAAATATTTTTCTATGATACCATGTACACACTGGACAAGATGGAAgatttttccattcttttcttgcaGGGCAGAATGTCTAATCTCTTTTGATAGGGTAAATATAAAGGAGGATTGGCAATATTAGCTTGTTAGCTTGTTATTAACgcccccctcccccctttttatttttatttttatgtgcaAATGAGTTTGCTCCCTCCCcccctctttttattttttatttttgggcatAGCCATCTACTTATTAATTACTGTGTGGTTTTTGTTAGCTTTCGTTTCTCTTCTGAATGCATATGATTGGTAATGATATTGCTCTCTTTAGACAGCATGCCAGTTTTACTTTTTGACATACAACATAACTATGGAGAgatgtctttctctctctcttttctttttcttcttttttttcggGTTGGCTCTGGTTATTTGGTTGGTTTGCAATGGATATGGGCTTTCAAcaacttgaatatatatatatatatatatatatatatatattcctctAGGATAGGATAGTTCTAAACTTATTTGAGTTATACCATCAAAATGAATTGGTATAAATTGTCTaaaatgaccattttatttatcatttcaGGCTTCCCCTAAAGCTTTACTATATGTGCCAATGTGGATTCTACACCTACAGCATTGCTGCGCTCCTTACATGGGAGACTCGAAGGAAGGATTTCTCTGTGATGATGTCCCATCATATAATTACTGTTGCCTTGATTGGGTACTCATATATTACAAGgtattatttctgttttttctAAGTACAATCATTCAGCAAGTCACATTAAatagttttttgtgttttttttttaagtaatactttttttttttttgaaatgaggAAAGCTGATGTACATGAATACTCATGTGTGGATCTCTTGTAGTGTTCTACCCCTTTGTTGGCATAGAGCTGTCTTGATTTCTAGTAATTTTTCTGTGGCACAAATCTAGCCAGTTGTGCCTGTAAATGTGTTCtggattaattttcttattcatttagtttttaattagtTAGTGACAAATTACTTCTCAAAGGGTTCAAAGGAGGAAAGCCCTTAAGAATTGATATTTTATACAATTAAGTTTTGGTTCATTTTGAGATGGGagtttaattataatttttttatatataaaaaattagattttaatatgAAATTACTCAAACTATAGGAGAATTATGTAATTTACCAAAGTTTTTAATAAAGTGTAACCTCTTGGTGCTAGAAGAGTGTAGCCATTTGGGGCAGAGAGAAGTGAAGACAATCACTTGGCATAAACACAGATTCTAggactcaatttttttttttagtatatgaTATGAGTGCTTGAATTAAGTAACGATAGCAATGGCATACAATTATTGAGATGTTTTAAAATCAGAGGTTTTTTGTGGATCAGCTTTATTGTTCTCAACAccaaacatataaataatattcGTAGTTTGCATGCGTTAGTTAACCTTTAAATTTCTTCATTCATCAATTGTGGACATTTGGCAAGTAAAAATGAAGAGAACTCTGTCCGTTTAGCAATCAAAAACATATTCCTGCCcattaaaaagataaaactaaaaattggcTGCCATGATTAGATATATGATCTTGATAAGAGTTGCAGCCTTCTGATTTAACTTGGATACATTTTCATTACTGGTGTGGGGATTTATTTTGTCAGTTTTGACTGCTTATTCACTTGGAAAAAGTAGCGCCCTCAGGGAAGAGAAAGACCTGAATCTATTACTATATTCCTGACCTTAGCAAGTCAAGAGGCAGTCCTACTAGAGGTCAGATTGAAGACTTCGTTCAGTTAGCTACTTACCTCAGGTTTATCTATCAATTAGTTAGGGTCTTATCAAATTCTGTGCATGGCATGAGTTGACTGCTAGTCTTACAAGAAACTTAACGCTCAATGTACAAGCTTCACGCGCATTATCCTATCACTTCTGGCATGCACATATTTATATGGAGAGAGTGCATTTCAATTCTACTTTCAAACCCTCAAAAAACTTCGGCTTGTAGCCCATGTGATGTTGAAATAttagtgttttttgaaaattttcagccaATCAATTGTACCTgtaataatcaatttttatattcaaaaaatcaaatatttaaatttagtgTTTTAAAATGGTTTCAAATAATGTAATGTAAGTGAAATGATGCCATTTTgaatatattatgaaaaaaaatcctttttaatGTTGCGACATGCGGCAGGTAAAATGACATTCTTTTCATAATCTTATAAAAGAACTTTAATGTTGTGATATTTGGCAGGCAGAACCTTAATGCCATGGTTAGATTCACTAACACTCCTGCTGAGGCAGTTAGCCCATCATTTTTCATTGCAATTGTCTGTCATTCTGTTCTCTATTGTGGCAGACCAGCCAAGTGTGCCGATTCTTACATAGCTGTTTATCCATGTTCTTGGAATTTCATCACTTATTACAgtttttgttgtgacattgttAGTTTTTGTTTGCTGTTTTAGGAAATATAGCGGCTTGGCAATGCTATGCATTATAAAGAACATTCATGCTTaccttcttaaaatttttgggatataTTGATTGTTATAACTTATATAGAACTGTTCAtggtaatatttatatttactatttGTTTACTGTTTCTTCTTGGCACAATATTCACTGCTAATCTTATGTTAATACAATACAATATCACATTAAggaatttatcaaaaaaagatatCACATTAAGGAAGGCACTCTTGTGCCTGAGCTAAACTAAAACCATACATTACTGAGGATTCTCCAGTTGGTTCTTTTAAGTGCATAGGTCTACCTTAACAAACTGTAGTTTAAGAGAACTCTTAAAAAGCAAATATCTCAGCCCTTGTGAGTTATGTACCACTTTTTGCTTTGTTGGTGTTTGTGCAAGAGTTTCTAGTAAGCAATATTTAGTAAACTTAATGTATTAATATTTTGCAAGAGAACAGGTACTAATTTTCCATTTATAGGTTTTTCCGGATTGGCTCAATCATCCTTGCCCTGCATGATGCAAGTGATGTATTCATGGAAGCTGCTAAAGTTTTTAAATATTCTGAGAAGGAGCTTGGAGCAAGTGTGTGCTTTGGATTCTTTGTCATTTCTTGGCTCATTCTGCGGCTaatattctttcctttttgGGTTATAAATGCAACAAGGTTTGCCCTCTTggtaaatgattttatttcACTACATTTGGCTTTGATACTCCTTTGACTTATCTGTTCTTACTATTGCCATTTCCCAGCTATGATCTCATTGAGTTCTTGAATCTATCAAAGGCCTATCATACGTTGCTGTACTATGCTTTCAATACAATGTTGCTGATGCTACTTGTGTTTCACATATACTGGTGGGTACTTATATGTGCAATGGTCCGGAGACAGTTGAAAAATAGAGGAAAAGTGGGAGAAGATATAAGATCTGGTAAGCTTTTCACTGCTTTCATATTATCATTCAAAAAATTGTTCCATTACATCTGGAATCTGCTATaaatctgtgtgtgtgtgtgtgtgtgtgtgtgatctGAAATGGATGAATCCGTATATATGTAGAGCCCATAAAAAATGGAGCTTCCTTTCTACAAGTCTTATTTGTTACATCGAGGAGACTCATTGCATAATGTTCTCATGTTTGTACAACAATCTCAATTTGACATATTAAAATGAATTGATATGGGAGCAATGGCTTGCCTGCATCCTGCAAAGCAGCTTTCTTTACTATTCTCGTTACCTTTAGGTGGTGATATACTGATATCTTTTCCATTTACGCATTACAAATATATACACCAACCGTGTTGAGTTCTAAAATATGTGGAAAAGCATATGCAGTTTAGGGAAGAGCAACATTATCcattttgtattattttcttttgtagtctaaagtagctttttattttttatttttttttagagctgaagatttattatctttatttaatACAGATTCAGAGGATGATGAATAGTTGGAAGATTTTGTACAAGTCATACGTTCTCACTGATGATGTAGCCCCCTGGGAATTACTTTTGACAAGTTTGTAGGTTTCACTCTGATCTCAATTGTTTGCCATCTATTGTACCAAAATTGGAGGGGGTTGGGAACTTTTTGATTTCTAAATTTTTCCTCTTATTCTTGGGGTAGAGATAAGGAGGTGGAAGACCATTAATCTCCTTTTTGATATCTTTTTGGTGTATAAATGATAGGTGATTCCTGTATAATTGTTTCTCTGGATAATATTTTGTTTGGATTAGCCCTAAAACAGATAAATgaagaagttgaaaaagaaaaagaaaaaaaaaaaaaagactttccTTTTTTCCTAGTTTTTGGTGTTGCCATCCTTCCTATATTTTATATGAGCCTTTAACTGATACAAGAATATCCAGGCCTAGTTTATGTACTACCAACTATGATAATTCTACAACCTTTTTGAATGTGGCCTGACTCCCTCATTCCCTTGTGAACAGCAAATTAAAATTACGCTTCCGGCTGTCATTAGGCCTTTCTATTTTGTTGGTTTAACCGGATTTTTATTATATGCAACCTGATCACTAATCTTACTGTTGAACTATTATCAgtaatatggattttttttattcttttattattatatgcaaCCTGATCCTGCTGTGGCCAAAGAACTAGCATGATCATGATGGTCTTTATTCCTCCAAAAGACTTCATATTGTGTGGACCGCATAACCAATGGTCTTTATTCATCCAAGAGGAAAAAGGATAAATGATTTTTGCTGCTGCTGGAGTCGCCAACTACAGCCCAGTCGATTGTGGCATTGTTGATTCAAATTATCCACCCTTCGATTTTCTGGAAGGGATCAATACGGAGTAATTTGCTGCATAAACTGGCACCACAGGTAAGCAAAGTGTTGAAAGGTAAGCAAGGACCAAAGCTGCTTCTGGTGTTTACTAAATAAGGAGACTTACAGTATGCTGAGGTAACAGCTctaggtttatttatttatttatttttggactGGTCGATTTGAGGTAGCAAATTGAGGGAATTTTGAGCCTATCAACatggtgttatatatataagatagttAAATCTATTACTCACAGCAATACAAAAAATGGAGGATAGTTGTGCATTGTGAAGAGCGACTCAAAAAATACTCACAAAAGGGAAGACATCAGTTAAAAATAATCCTTTCCCTATTTTCATCTCAATACAATAAGAAAAAATGAGGAGATGATGGAGTATCTTGTGTACTAGCTACATGAACCCATTTGAAGTGTTTTGATCAATACCTTGATTCCCCAGTCATGGCTATAGGCTATGGCACTTCTCTCCTCTCCAACTCGAGATTCAACAAAGATCTGTACATCTCCACTAGATCCTCTCCTATGGAAAATGGAATCCTGAGGTTACCATCACTTCACCTCACATGCTTGTCAATCTTAATGCCACCTCGATTGCCAGCATCAATGGGACAACCCTTAAGGACGACTGAGCCAACCACCAATTTACCCTTATCGAATTGGTCAACAACTAGCATGTTCACAATCAGCAACGGTTGGAGTTCCTTCAAAAATGATTTGATCGAGTTGGTTGGTAGCTTGCTGTTAAACCCAAGTTCACAATCAACTTTTGATCACACCCTTATACCACAATTGGGGGTGGCAAAATCTGACACGATCTGCTAACTCGACACGATTAACCCATTTATAAACAGGTTATGGGTTAAAGCTAAACGGGTTCGGGTCATATTTGGGTCGACACggctgacccgtttaataaacgggttatGTTCGTGTTCAACATGTGAACCCGTCTAACTCGTTTGGATGataaatgtattaaattttgttattattgcttaattttttgttgtaattatatgtttattactatatttatggTTGTAGTTGTATTAATCAAACAGGTTATTAAACAAGTTATTTGTATTGACTTTTACATGACTTATTAATTAAACATGTTAAACGTATCGTGTTGGGtcaacctgtttaataaacgagtcgGATTAGGGTTGAGAATTCTTGACACGTTTACTAAACAAGTCGAGTTCAGATAAACTCATATAGCAAAGTATTTATGGCTCGACACAACACGAATCCGCCCGTGAACACGAAGTGCAACCCTTAACCACAATACTCCTTATCTAGCATGTGCTAAttcttaaattgaaaaattttgcgAGTTAGTGTCAGACCCACAGTAGCCTCCCCAACACTTAACAAAGTAAACACAGAGCGTGTCCCACAATCTCTACTTCATTACTTGATACTTCTATGAAACCCACGGTCCACAAAACTTTACCCTCTCTCTCTATTAACCACTTTCcaaagatattatatataaagttgGATCTAAAATCAATGGGGAAATTCTTAGCTAGTCTGGGACTACAAGGTCAGCCTGCTAATCTTGTAGTCCCAGCCAATAAGTTGATGCCACGGTAGAAAAATAGATTACATCATCCTAACTGCCACATCAGCACAACAACCCTTGATAATCTTAACGTCTGTTAACCTATAAAACGGTGAaagcaaattcaaaaaaattcaaaattttggggatgTAATTGGCGGGTCAGATTTGGgtttaaatgtaaattttagaatcctctctctctctctctctccattttctcTTCTGTTCTACTTTACCTCCACCAAATTTGAAAATCTCTGTTTCTTCTAACACAccttatttatttctttcattgctttttattttatttttaaatctaattcatttattgttgaatgtttttgagatttttataaTGGGTATGAAGCCCAGTACCAGTAGAGCGTGCGTGTGTCAATGGCCAAGGACTGGCTGGTGGAGATTTTGTTAGGTTGTGTTCTTTGATACCGATGTTTGGTTGCTTAGTTTATCAGTTCCTTGTGTTATGCTTTTGTTTTCATTTCATGAGTTTAACAATTTggtttgagtttaagattatAGAAAACAATATAGGGAAGCTTAGAAACACATgaatttaacaattttgtttggttttctaAGATTCACCTGTTACCTGGTTTGGGTTTAATGTAATCCCTTTTGTATTGTGGTTTGGGATTGGTAGTAGTtccttattttgtttaattttaattttttttggaaatgcaCAAAAATTGTTTGTGAAAATAAGTAACTAACTGTTAGAAAATTTGAAGCTTAATGCTAAGCCATTTTATATGCAAGATTTGCAGTTTTTAGGGAGATACATCAAGTTGATAAATCTTAAACCACAAAAGAAATCTACATATATCAAAGATTTGCAGTTCTCATGCCAGGTTCCAGCCACATATATCAAAGAGATCTACAAAGCAAATTCCAACCAAAAGCAAAAGCTACAAAAGCTACAGCACTATCAAAGAAATCTCACAAATTCTAACCAAATGAAAAAGCTGCAAAAGCAACAGCACTACCGAAGAAATCTCACAAATATGAATGCTGCAACTCACATATATCAACGAATCAAACCACAGCACCTCTCTAATTTTATTACCCACAGtccaaagagagagatagagccTCTTTTACAAATTGAATTTGCCATAACACTCTGCTTACTCAAGAGTTGTAAAAACTCAAAGCTTTTAAAGATGAAGAAAACTAAATAGAGCTTAGTTTTCTTATTGATGAGTAAAAGTGATTACAAGCAACTAAGAATAGATAGAAAAAACAGAATTCGGACTTGTACTCTGGACTTGTATCTTCATTTCAACAGTAGTTAATATGCCAAAGTTggtttccaaatttttttgagtCTTCTTTTGCACACACACCTCTCCAAGCAAAAAACAGAATTCGGCTAGATCCAATAGAGATATACGTAGCTTTAAACCAATGGCCTTTCATGCTTCCAAATCATATCAGGATTAGCATTCACAACAACTGCCCTCCCAAGTATGGATTGTGATCCAATGAACAGTATctacatggaaaaaaaaaaagttaagaaaaaattaaaataaa
This portion of the Castanea sativa cultivar Marrone di Chiusa Pesio chromosome 7, ASM4071231v1 genome encodes:
- the LOC142643692 gene encoding ceramide synthase LOH2 isoform X1, which codes for MDSIWSNSVEPVSSFLVAIYFALGFLAARFFLDKFIFRKLSIWLLRYNGAVPLKIDDATRSKIVKCSESMWKLAYYATVEACVLKITHSEPWFRDTKEYFRGWPNQELPLPLKLYYMCQCGFYTYSIAALLTWETRRKDFSVMMSHHIITVALIGYSYITRFFRIGSIILALHDASDVFMEAAKVFKYSEKELGASVCFGFFVISWLILRLIFFPFWVINATSYDLIEFLNLSKAYHTLLYYAFNTMLLMLLVFHIYWWVLICAMVRRQLKNRGKVGEDIRSDSEDDE
- the LOC142643692 gene encoding ceramide synthase LOH2 isoform X2, which produces MMCWTRVSLWKKLSIWLLRYNGAVPLKIDDATRSKIVKCSESMWKLAYYATVEACVLKITHSEPWFRDTKEYFRGWPNQELPLPLKLYYMCQCGFYTYSIAALLTWETRRKDFSVMMSHHIITVALIGYSYITRFFRIGSIILALHDASDVFMEAAKVFKYSEKELGASVCFGFFVISWLILRLIFFPFWVINATSYDLIEFLNLSKAYHTLLYYAFNTMLLMLLVFHIYWWVLICAMVRRQLKNRGKVGEDIRSDSEDDE